In Uranotaenia lowii strain MFRU-FL chromosome 2, ASM2978415v1, whole genome shotgun sequence, one genomic interval encodes:
- the LOC129747981 gene encoding zinc finger protein 723-like has product MNQLFVCTVCQAKIISFATFYCQAKEIYNLQKCIAYDPCEDWNDIIEEDSSYEVVKIPHGENYASEHNEKSKLKKGSEEMEPISDNQTITDEDILRYCSLGCELCEYQFEKLTDLFGHYSSRHQKEAFVNCCELSFNEEFLFRKHIREHLDSDALKCTECQKTFNSPPSLKSHRRQAHPSGAKKQFLCDRCPAKFVSHIQLKLHVTTHKNCKTKEKRCAICQKQFKSNQSLNNHRNDHFFKTSVQCMECGKWLKNIHSLRRHMVRHSQKSLIISCKICGKQSPNEHALSKHIQDKHTAEKNHKCLVCKKGFKRAFALKEHMSIHTGQYNYRCDLCGKMFKFSANLSSHRKKDHSQLDVKYKEKDNNACSDLTYFESLQSIPILQ; this is encoded by the exons ATGAATCAATTGTTTGTTTGCACTGTCTGTCAAGCTAAAATAATCAGTTTCGCCACATTTTACTGTCAGGCCAAGGAGATTTACAATCTACAAAAATGCATAGCTTATGATCCTTGTGAAGATTGGAATGACATCATAGAAGAGGATAGCTCATACGAAGTCGTGAAAATTCCTCACGGTGAAAATTATGCTTCTGAGCATAACGAAAAATCCAAGTTGAAGAAAGGATCTGAAGAAATGGAACCCATTTCCGACAACCAAACGATCACAGATGAAGATATTCTTCGCTACTGTTCATTGGGTTGCGAGCTGTGTgagtatcaatttgaaaaattgaccgATCTATTTGGACACTACTCGTCGCGCCACCAAAAAGAAGCTTTCGTAAACTGCTGTGAGCTCAGTTTCAACGAAGAGTTTCTATTTCGAAAGCACATTCGCGAACATTTGGATTCGGATGCACTGAAATGTACAGAATGTCAAAAAACGTTTAATAGTCCTCCCAGTCTGAAAAGTCATAGGCGCCAGGCTCATCCTTCTGGAGCGAAAAAACAGTTTCTCTGTGATCGATGTCCTGCAAAATTTGTGAGTCACATTCAACTAAAGTTACATGTGACAACACACAAAAACTgcaaaaccaaagaaaaaaGATGCGCCATTTGTCAGAAACAATTTAAATCGAATCAGTCTTTGAACAATCATCGTaatgatcattttttcaaaacctctGTACAATGTATGGAGTGTGGAAAGTGGTTGAAAAATATCCACAGTCTTCGAAGGCACATGGTGCGACATTCCCAGAAATCCTTGATAATTTCTTGCAAAATATGCGGCAAACAATCGCCCAACGAGCACGCTCTCAGCAAACACATCCAGGATAAACATACGGCCGAAAAGAATCACAAATGCCTCGTTTGTAAGAAAGGTTTCAAACGCGCCTTCGCTTTgaag GAACACATGTCGATCCATACCGGCCAGTACAACTACCGATGCGATTTGTgtggaaaaatgttcaaattttcagcCAACCTAAGCTCACACCGAAAGAAGGACCATTCTCAGCTAGATGTTAAGTACAAAGAGAAGGATAACAACGCCTGCAGCGACCTAACATATTTCGAATCTCTCCAAAGCATTCCAATACTGCAATAA